A region from the Vicia villosa cultivar HV-30 ecotype Madison, WI linkage group LG3, Vvil1.0, whole genome shotgun sequence genome encodes:
- the LOC131659662 gene encoding uncharacterized protein LOC131659662, whose protein sequence is MIDVSHIFFGVIKKTLIIKEKTKITLHGSRNWDKTQGTHAYCLVDVTGKDRRLNTTGTSSPAEKKEQEMSLVDYASSSDEEDDVPKPTEEQRKEKEEPQPQRHSPQPLPQPQPRPQTLTKSGSSTNQKLENRPHSSSPTVEKLPDASLLLNSPAISLNLMNASDHSSRVAAAQAENASRKRDSNGKTSSAIRSKVPRGNPPHSKNIPETAGGLLVPPQLSGRKNVVTEDISKLFVRKHQEHPPA, encoded by the exons atgattGATGTGTCACATATTTTTTTTGGCGTAATTAAAAAAACTCTgataattaaagaaaaaacaaaaataactctTCACGGCTCTCGCAATTGGGACAAAACCCAAGGAACTCACGCCTACTGTCTCGTCGACGTTACCGGCAAAGACCGCCGCCTGAACACCACCGGAACATCTTCTCCGGCGGAAAAGAAAGAACAAGAAATGTCACTGGTCGATTACGCTTCCTCCTCTGACGAAGAAGACGATGTTCCGAAACCCACTGAAGAACAacgaaaggaaaaagaagaaccCCAACCCCAACGCCATTCACCGCAACCTCTACCTCAACCTCAACCTCGTCCACAGACTCT GACAAAATCTGGATCTTCAACTAACCAGAAGCTAGAAAACAGACCACATTCATCTTCCCCTACAGTTGAGAAACTTCCTGATGCTTCACTTCTTTTGAATTCACCCGCCATCTCATTGAATCTGATGAATGCTAGTGACCACTCCTCTCGAGTTGCTGCAGCTCAAGCCGAAAATGCTTCACGTAAGAGAGACTCTAATGGAAAGACCTCTTCTGCCATTCGCAGTAAAGTTCCTAGAGGAAACCCGCCTCATTCAAAGAATATACCAGAAACGGCTGGTGGTTTGTTGGTTCCACCTCAGCTCAGTGGAAG gAAAAACGTTGTTACTGAAGACATAAGCAAGCTATTTGTCCGAAAACACCAAGAACATCCACCTGCTTAA